One Triticum dicoccoides isolate Atlit2015 ecotype Zavitan chromosome 4B, WEW_v2.0, whole genome shotgun sequence genomic window carries:
- the LOC119294265 gene encoding cortical cell-delineating protein-like: MAPSKVALFLALNLVLMAAAHGCGSYCGNTPAIPVPTPPMAMPPPVIPVPTPPTTGGGSGTCSINTLKLKACANVLNLLKLNLGVSASEDCCPLLSGLADLDAAVCLCTAINANVLGIKLNVPVDLVLLLNQCGKTCPADFTCPS, translated from the coding sequence ATGGCGCCCTCCAAGGTCGCCCTCTTCCTGGCCCTGAACCTGGTCCTCATGGCAGCCGCGCATGGCTGCGGGTCGTACTGCGGCAACACACCGGCCATCCCAGTGCCAACCCCGCCGatggccatgcccccgcccgtcatcCCAGTCCCAACCCCGCCGACGACCGGAGGCGGCAGCGGCACCTGCTCGATCAACACGCTGAAGCTGAAGGCGTGCGCCAACGTACTGAACCTGCTAAAGCTCAACCTCGGCGTGTCGGCAAGCGAGGACTGCTGCCCCCTGCTGAGCGGGCttgccgacctcgacgccgccgtctGTCTCTGCACCGCCATCAACGCCAACGTCCTCGGCATCAAGCTCAACGTCCCTGTCGACCTCGTGCTCCTCCTCAACCAGTGCGGCAAGACTTGCCCCGCCGACTTCACCTGCCCCAGCTGA